In one window of Macrotis lagotis isolate mMagLag1 chromosome 5, bilby.v1.9.chrom.fasta, whole genome shotgun sequence DNA:
- the VNN1 gene encoding pantetheinase isoform X5, translated as MVTSWLPICVAVLAGCVLRIGAADTFIAAVYEHAVIQSNMTITPVSQEDALMLMNKNLDVLEKAIKLAAEKGAQIIVTPEDGIYGWTFTRETIYPYLEDIPDPQVNWIPCTEPNRFGRTPVQKRLSCLARENSIYVVANMGDKKECDTSDSKCPPDGRYQYNTNVVFDSEGKLVARYHKYNLFEPEIQFNFPKDSQHVTFDTPFGKFGIFTCFDIFSYDPAVIVVDKFQVDSIVFPTAWFNTLPLLSAVPFHSSWARSMRVNFLSANIHHTKMHMTGSGIYAPEAVKVYHYDMETESGQLLLSELKSRPRLASNYPAVVDWNAYAKSVRPFSSDQPDFPGRIYFDEFTFTELTKNEGNYTVCQKDLCCHLSYKMSEKRTDEVYVLGAFDGLHTIEGQFYIQICTLVKCQTTDLKTCGEPVGSAFTKFEAFSLSGTFNTSYVFPQLVLSGTQLASEQHYEVLSDGRLESRGGVSLPILVSALVGRVYERDPPRLGQGDHP; from the exons ATGGTTACTTCCTGGTTGCCCATTTGTGTGGCAGTTTTGGCAGGCTGTGTCCTCAGAATTGGTGCTGCAGATACATTCATAGCTGCTGTATATGAACATGCTGTAATACAGTCAAATATGACAATAACACCCGTTTCCCAGGAAGATGCCCTGATGTTGATGAATAAGAACCTAGATGTTTTGGAGAAAGCAATTAAATTGGCAGCTGAAAAG GGTGCACAAATCATCGTGACTCCTGAAGATGGAATTTATGGCTGGACTTTCACAAGAGAAACCATTTACCCCTACCTTGAAGACATCCCAGACCCTCAAGTGAACTGGATTCCATGTACTGAACCAAACAg ATTTGGCCGCACACCAGTACAAAAAAGACTCAGCTGTTTGGCAAGAGAGAACTCTATCTATGTGGTGGCAAATATGGGAGACAAGAAAGAATGTGATACCAGTGACTCCAAGTGCCCACCAGATGGTCGTTACCAATACAATACTAATGTGGTATTTGATTCAGAGGGGAAACTGGTGGCTCGATACCATAAG TACAATCTCTTTGAACCTGAAATTCAGTTCAACTTCCCAAAAGATTCACAACATGTGACCTTTGATACACCCTTTGGAAAGTTTGGCATTTTCACCTGCTTTGACATATTCTCTTATGATCCTGCTGTAATCGTGGTGGATAAATTCCAAGTGGATAGCATAGTATTCCCCACAGCTTGGTTTAACACTCTGCCCCTCTTATCAGCTGTTCCATTTCATTCATCCTGGGCTAGGTCTATGAGAGTCAATTTCCTTTCAGCGAATATTCACCACACCAAAATGCACATGACAG GGAGTGGAATCTATGCACCAGAGGCAGTTAAAGTTTATCACTATGACATGGAAACAGAAAGTGGCCAACTATTGCTTTCAGAACTGAAATCACGGCCCCGACTTGCTTCCAACTACCCTGCAGTGGTAGATTGGAATGCCTATGCTAAAAGTGTAAGACCATTTTCTTCTGATCAGCCAGACTTCCCTGGAAGAATCTATTTTGATGAGTTTACCTTCACTGAACTTactaaaaatgaaggaaattacaCTGTTTGCCAGAAAGACCTCTGCTGTCATTTGAGCTACAAGATGTCAgagaaaagaactgatgaagtctatGTATTAGGGGCTTTTGATGGCCTTCACACCATTGAAGGACAATTTTATATACAG ATATGCACATTAGTGAAGTGCCAAACAACTGACTTAAAAACCTGTGGTGAGCCAGTTGGATCAGCTTTCACTAAATTCGAAGCATTCTCCCTCAGTGGCACATTTAATACAAGTTATGTCTTCCCACAGTTAGTGCTAAGTGGGACTCAACTTGCATCTGAACAACACTATGAG gtCTTGAGTGATGGTCGACTGGAGAGCAGAGGTGGTGTCTCATTGCCCATTTTAGTGTCAGCACTAGTTGGGAGAGTATATGAGAGGGACCCACCTCGCCTAGGACAGGGTGATCATCCTTGA